The Mycobacterium paragordonae genome includes a region encoding these proteins:
- the mntR gene encoding manganese-binding transcriptional regulator MntR, whose protein sequence is MRADDEPGGLTPVAQDYLKVIWTVQEWSPDGVPQKVSTKMLAEKIGVSASTASESIRKLAEQGLVNHEKYGAVTLTESGRRAALGMVRRHRLLETFLVNELGYGWDEVHDEAEVLEHAVSDRLVARIDAKLGYPRRDPHGDPIPASDGQVPTPPARQLWACGDGDTGKVARISDADPEMLRYFDSVGINLDSQLRVLTRREFAGMISVAVSSGDGDATTVELGSPAARAIWVVG, encoded by the coding sequence GTGAGGGCTGACGACGAGCCTGGCGGGCTCACCCCGGTTGCCCAGGACTATTTGAAAGTCATTTGGACTGTCCAGGAGTGGTCCCCCGACGGGGTTCCGCAGAAGGTGAGCACGAAGATGCTCGCCGAGAAGATCGGGGTGTCCGCCAGCACCGCATCGGAGTCCATCCGCAAGCTGGCCGAACAGGGGCTGGTGAACCACGAGAAGTACGGCGCGGTGACGCTGACGGAGTCTGGCCGGCGAGCCGCGCTGGGGATGGTGCGCCGACACCGGTTGCTGGAGACGTTCCTGGTCAACGAACTCGGTTATGGCTGGGACGAGGTGCACGACGAGGCCGAGGTGCTCGAGCACGCAGTGTCGGATCGCCTGGTGGCCCGCATCGACGCCAAGCTCGGCTATCCGCGCCGCGACCCGCACGGCGACCCGATACCGGCCAGCGACGGCCAGGTGCCGACACCGCCCGCGCGCCAACTGTGGGCCTGCGGCGATGGGGACACCGGGAAGGTGGCCCGCATCTCCGACGCCGACCCGGAGATGTTGCGGTATTTCGACAGCGTCGGGATCAACCTGGATTCGCAGCTGCGGGTGCTGACGCGCCGCGAGTTCGCCGGGATGATCTCGGTGGCGGTGTCGTCGGGTGACGGCGATGCCACCACCGTGGAGTTGGGCAGCCCTGCGGCCCGCGCGATCTGGGTGGTGGGCTAG
- a CDS encoding bifunctional riboflavin kinase/FAD synthetase gives MQRWRGQDEIPTDWGRCVLTIGVFDGVHRGHAELIAHAVKAGRARGVPSVLMTFDPHPMEVVYPGSHPAQLTTLTRRAELVEDLGIDVFLVMPFTTDFMKLTPDRYIHELLVEHLHVVEVVVGENFTFGKKAAGSVENLRKAGDRFGFAVEAMSLLSEHHSNETVTFSSTYIRSCVDAGDVLAATEALGRPHRVEGVVVRGYGRGAELGFPTANVAPPMYSAIPADGVYAAWFTVLGHGPVTGTVIPGERYQAAVSVGTNPTFSGRTRTVEAFVLDTTADLYGQHVALDFVARIRGQKKYDSIDDLVQEIGRDTERTRGLLT, from the coding sequence GTGCAGCGGTGGCGCGGTCAGGACGAGATCCCCACGGACTGGGGCAGATGTGTGCTGACCATAGGAGTCTTCGACGGCGTGCACCGTGGGCACGCCGAGCTGATCGCCCATGCCGTGAAGGCGGGCCGCGCCCGGGGCGTGCCATCGGTGCTGATGACCTTCGACCCGCACCCGATGGAGGTCGTGTACCCCGGCAGTCACCCGGCTCAGCTGACCACCCTGACCCGCCGCGCCGAACTCGTCGAAGACCTGGGCATCGACGTCTTCCTGGTGATGCCGTTCACCACCGACTTCATGAAGCTCACCCCCGACCGCTACATCCATGAACTGCTGGTGGAGCACCTGCATGTGGTGGAGGTGGTGGTCGGCGAGAACTTCACCTTCGGCAAGAAGGCGGCCGGCAGCGTCGAAAACCTGCGCAAGGCCGGCGACCGGTTCGGCTTCGCGGTGGAGGCGATGTCGCTGCTGTCCGAGCACCACAGCAACGAGACCGTGACGTTCTCCTCCACCTACATACGGTCGTGCGTGGACGCCGGTGACGTGCTGGCGGCCACCGAAGCGCTGGGCCGCCCGCACCGGGTCGAGGGTGTCGTCGTGCGCGGCTACGGCCGGGGAGCCGAGCTCGGGTTTCCCACCGCGAACGTGGCGCCGCCGATGTACTCCGCCATCCCCGCCGACGGCGTGTACGCGGCCTGGTTCACCGTGCTCGGGCACGGGCCGGTGACCGGCACCGTCATCCCGGGGGAGCGCTATCAGGCCGCGGTGTCCGTCGGCACCAACCCGACGTTCTCCGGGCGCACCCGCACCGTGGAGGCCTTTGTTCTGGACACCACCGCCGACCTGTACGGCCAGCATGTGGCGCTGGATTTCGTCGCCAGAATCCGCGGTCAGAAGAAGTACGACTCCATCGACGACCTGGTGCAGGAGATCGGCAGAGACACCGAGCGCACCCGCGGCCTACTGACCTAG
- the rpsO gene encoding 30S ribosomal protein S15 — protein sequence MALTAEQKKEILSSYGLHETDTGSPEAQIALLTKRIADLTEHLKIHKHDHHSRRGLLLLVGRRKRLVKYLTQVDVERYRSLIERLGLRR from the coding sequence GTGGCGCTTACTGCCGAGCAGAAAAAAGAAATTCTGAGTTCCTACGGTCTGCACGAGACCGACACCGGATCGCCGGAGGCGCAGATCGCGCTGCTGACCAAGCGCATCGCCGACCTCACCGAGCACCTGAAGATCCACAAGCATGACCACCACTCCCGCCGCGGCCTGCTGCTGCTCGTCGGCCGCCGCAAGCGCCTGGTCAAGTACCTGACCCAGGTCGACGTGGAGCGCTACCGTTCGCTGATCGAGCGGCTGGGTCTGCGCCGCTGA
- the lppU gene encoding LppU family putative lipoprotein yields MAAIAAGIIGAVTGCSTGKSGSDLSEFTVGDCLKLGGTAAQPQAAKAPCGSPESNFKVVAVVKDRAQCPSDVDSSYSTHNSISGSDSTVCLDIDWVVGGCMSVDPHHIADPFRVDCNDASMPNRQRATQVLKDLDPPVSVDQCASGLGYTYSQRRFAVCVEDISSAPRN; encoded by the coding sequence ATGGCCGCCATCGCGGCCGGCATCATCGGCGCGGTGACCGGGTGTTCGACGGGGAAAAGCGGCTCCGACCTCAGCGAATTCACAGTGGGGGACTGTCTCAAGCTCGGCGGCACGGCCGCCCAGCCGCAGGCCGCCAAGGCGCCGTGCGGAAGCCCGGAGTCCAACTTCAAAGTTGTCGCTGTGGTGAAAGACCGGGCCCAGTGCCCGTCTGACGTCGATTCGTCGTACTCGACCCACAATTCGATCAGCGGCTCGGACAGCACCGTCTGCCTGGACATCGACTGGGTGGTCGGTGGCTGCATGAGTGTGGACCCGCACCACATCGCCGATCCGTTCCGCGTCGATTGCAACGACGCGTCGATGCCCAACCGTCAGCGGGCCACCCAGGTCCTCAAAGACCTCGATCCACCCGTATCGGTGGACCAGTGCGCCAGCGGGCTGGGCTACACGTACTCCCAGCGGCGGTTCGCCGTATGCGTCGAAGACATCAGCAGCGCACCCCGGAACTAG